From Salinirubellus salinus, the proteins below share one genomic window:
- a CDS encoding MFS transporter, with amino-acid sequence MPSTAETDDYHVPTIVGSLIAGVFIGGLGGGVAFPTLPTLGAVLGISPLLVGVILSANRITRTVMNTPAGQIIDRMGTRRPMVLGFGLQGAAPFGYVLGLHPEWVPLLGAAELFVAARMVWGFGSAFVFVGSFSTVVHVTSEANRGQWIGYFRGAQSIGFPTGLVAGGLLTDLYSYDVAFATAGTLGLVATGVAAAVLPDLRPSVETTTSLRALPGLIRREPRIALVGVVNFTVRFLFAGVLLSTIVLYATTYDIGIGEFSAVGASGLIMALSVLFSGGTTLISGRLSDAVGNRVFITLPALATFAFGFVALGLVPTLPVTLIGVACIGIGVGGTSPPLLAYLGDISPEGDVGKVGGVYNVFGDLGSSAGPLVALPFAVRFGFRAEYLACAGLVALTFLLVVGTLLRDQTARGRVSKRAGD; translated from the coding sequence ATGCCTTCTACAGCCGAGACCGACGATTACCACGTGCCGACCATCGTCGGCAGCCTCATCGCGGGCGTCTTCATCGGCGGGCTCGGGGGCGGCGTGGCGTTCCCGACGTTGCCGACGCTCGGCGCCGTCCTCGGTATCTCACCGTTGCTCGTCGGGGTCATCCTCTCGGCCAATCGGATCACGCGGACCGTCATGAACACCCCGGCCGGCCAGATCATCGACCGGATGGGGACACGACGACCGATGGTCCTCGGGTTCGGCCTGCAGGGAGCCGCTCCGTTCGGGTACGTCCTCGGCCTCCACCCGGAGTGGGTACCGTTGCTCGGTGCCGCCGAGCTGTTCGTCGCCGCGCGGATGGTCTGGGGCTTCGGCTCCGCGTTCGTGTTCGTCGGCTCGTTCAGTACCGTCGTCCACGTGACCTCCGAGGCGAATCGAGGGCAGTGGATCGGGTACTTCCGGGGCGCCCAGAGCATCGGATTCCCGACCGGCCTCGTCGCGGGCGGACTGCTGACCGACCTCTACAGCTACGACGTGGCGTTCGCGACCGCGGGCACGCTGGGGCTCGTCGCGACGGGCGTCGCCGCCGCCGTCCTCCCGGATCTACGACCGTCGGTCGAGACGACCACGAGCCTGCGAGCGCTACCGGGTCTCATCCGTCGGGAGCCCCGTATCGCCCTCGTCGGCGTCGTGAACTTCACCGTCCGGTTCCTGTTCGCGGGCGTGTTGCTCTCGACTATCGTGCTCTACGCGACGACGTACGACATCGGCATCGGCGAGTTCTCCGCGGTCGGCGCGAGCGGCCTCATCATGGCGCTCAGCGTCCTGTTCTCCGGTGGAACGACCCTCATCTCCGGACGGCTCTCCGATGCCGTCGGGAACCGCGTGTTCATCACGCTCCCCGCGCTGGCGACGTTCGCGTTCGGGTTCGTCGCACTCGGGCTGGTACCGACGCTCCCCGTCACGCTGATCGGGGTCGCCTGTATCGGCATCGGCGTCGGCGGCACGAGCCCCCCGCTGTTGGCGTACCTCGGAGACATCAGCCCCGAGGGCGACGTGGGAAAGGTCGGCGGGGTCTACAACGTGTTCGGGGACCTCGGCTCCTCGGCCGGGCCGCTGGTCGCGCTCCCGTTCGCGGTCAGGTTCGGCTTCCGCGCCGAGTACCTCGCGTGTGCCGGGCTGGTGGCGCTCACGTTCCTGCTCGTGGTCGGCACGCTCCTCCGCGACCAGACAGCACGGGGGCGTGTCTCGAAGCGGGCGGGCGACTGA
- a CDS encoding thioredoxin family protein has translation MDADAAADSGALLDRLLDEAVVEPATEGDRLRLTDGFTDRLDAVRTTVEDLDSSALREHVSAVVDDAAEVDALVDAGDHDEALLVGYLAVAESVQSFTHADRLRVLPVVDALCREPPAAHGSPAAFTPVHGDRLPFLLRVHPEAVVYIWLDDCRDCDEMRTTLDELYHEAPDDIAFFSVYGPDSPRLLKERFEVPGGPATLFVHGGTVDARLYGSQYESVIESELQTLRAMASA, from the coding sequence ATGGATGCAGACGCTGCCGCCGATTCCGGGGCGCTACTGGACCGGCTGCTGGACGAGGCGGTCGTCGAACCGGCCACGGAGGGCGACCGACTGAGACTGACGGACGGGTTCACCGACCGACTCGACGCCGTTCGAACGACGGTCGAGGATCTCGACTCCTCGGCGCTGCGCGAGCACGTGTCGGCGGTCGTCGACGACGCGGCCGAGGTGGACGCGCTCGTCGACGCCGGCGACCACGACGAGGCGTTGCTCGTCGGGTATCTGGCGGTCGCCGAGAGCGTCCAGTCGTTCACGCACGCCGACCGGCTCCGCGTGCTCCCGGTCGTCGACGCGCTGTGTCGTGAGCCGCCGGCGGCACACGGCAGTCCTGCGGCTTTCACGCCCGTTCACGGTGACCGGCTCCCGTTCCTGCTCCGGGTCCACCCGGAGGCCGTCGTGTACATCTGGCTCGACGACTGCCGGGACTGCGACGAGATGCGTACGACCCTCGACGAACTCTACCACGAGGCGCCCGACGACATCGCGTTCTTCTCCGTCTACGGCCCCGACTCCCCGCGTCTCCTCAAGGAACGGTTCGAGGTACCGGGGGGCCCGGCGACGCTGTTCGTCCACGGGGGGACGGTCGACGCGCGCCTGTACGGTTCACAGTACGAGAGCGTCATCGAGAGCGAACTGCAGACGCTTCGAGCGATGGCGTCGGCGTAG
- a CDS encoding ABC transporter permease — MSRRRYFVYRSIQTVFLLWMIITFLFFFFRLMPGDFIDLMLYEGIPPETAEELVRKWGLDQPLYVQYFSYIANLLTLDAGFSLGARGPVWDFVQMKIFNTFILVAPAITLGYVIGAVIGTILGSKRGTRIERFGIVGTVVMGTLPIFFLGIVMIVIFSSWLNWFPSSGMLSPINAGKFEGLPWWRPYTSQDFALHYILPFSVIVLRYINTPALVMRTSVVEVLGQDFIHYQRITGLPKFNRYRHLAKHASLPALTLYPIAMTRALSGLVLLEVVFNWPGIGQALVQAVLGRDFAVVQFIFLLLAVFILLGNWAIDLLYSYIDPRVTVEAAD; from the coding sequence ATGAGCCGCCGCCGTTACTTCGTGTACCGGTCGATCCAGACGGTGTTCCTCCTCTGGATGATCATCACGTTCCTGTTCTTCTTCTTCCGGCTGATGCCGGGGGACTTCATCGACTTGATGTTGTACGAAGGGATCCCGCCGGAGACGGCAGAGGAGCTGGTTCGGAAGTGGGGGCTCGACCAGCCGTTGTACGTCCAGTACTTCAGCTACATCGCGAACCTGCTCACGCTCGACGCCGGCTTCTCGCTCGGCGCTCGCGGACCGGTGTGGGACTTCGTCCAGATGAAGATCTTCAACACGTTCATCCTGGTCGCTCCCGCCATCACCCTCGGGTACGTCATCGGCGCGGTCATCGGCACCATCCTCGGGAGCAAGCGCGGCACCCGGATCGAGCGGTTCGGCATCGTGGGGACCGTCGTGATGGGGACCCTGCCCATCTTCTTCCTCGGTATCGTCATGATCGTCATCTTCTCGAGCTGGCTGAACTGGTTCCCCTCCTCGGGGATGCTCTCGCCGATCAACGCGGGGAAGTTCGAAGGACTACCGTGGTGGCGGCCGTACACGTCGCAGGACTTCGCGCTCCACTACATCCTGCCGTTCAGCGTCATCGTCCTCCGGTACATCAACACGCCGGCGCTCGTGATGCGGACGAGCGTGGTCGAGGTGCTCGGCCAGGACTTCATCCACTACCAGCGCATCACCGGGCTGCCGAAGTTCAACCGCTACCGGCACCTCGCGAAGCACGCGAGCCTGCCGGCGCTCACGCTCTACCCGATCGCGATGACCCGTGCGCTGAGCGGGCTCGTCCTGCTGGAGGTCGTGTTCAACTGGCCGGGCATCGGGCAGGCGCTCGTGCAGGCCGTGCTGGGCCGTGACTTCGCTGTCGTCCAGTTCATCTTCCTGCTGCTGGCGGTCTTCATCCTGCTGGGCAACTGGGCCATCGACCTGCTGTACAGCTACATCGACCCCCGTGTGACGGTCGAAGCGGCCGACTGA
- a CDS encoding ABC transporter ATP-binding protein, whose protein sequence is MTDREPLLEVQNLEKYFDQSQGILDTLLGRTPETVKAVDDVTFTLHENESKGVIGESGCGKTTLLMVLLGLIDGTGGSVTFKGRDISTFDKRDWKQFRREVQVIFQNPFDSLDPKMSVRNTLEIPLDVHGIENKEERIKETLEQVELRPPERYIDRFPDQLSGGEKQRVAIARALVLRPDVILADEPVSMLDVSTQAVILKLLARLKEEMDLSIIYISHDLSTVSYICDDINVMYLGRIVETAPTMDILENPKHPYSKALINAIPIPDPNHDRERTTLEGSTPDPIGLGEGCRFRERCPERMDICDRTPAFIQEEGHHVACHLYYDHEEHEAAAKGVEAPSDD, encoded by the coding sequence GTGACCGACCGCGAGCCACTGCTCGAGGTGCAGAACCTCGAGAAGTACTTCGACCAGAGTCAGGGGATCCTCGACACGCTCCTGGGTCGCACGCCCGAGACGGTCAAGGCGGTCGACGACGTCACGTTCACGCTCCACGAGAACGAGTCGAAGGGCGTCATCGGGGAGAGTGGCTGTGGGAAGACGACGCTCCTGATGGTGCTACTCGGCCTCATCGACGGGACCGGCGGCAGTGTCACGTTCAAGGGTCGCGACATCTCGACGTTCGACAAGCGGGACTGGAAGCAGTTCCGCCGGGAGGTGCAGGTCATCTTCCAGAACCCGTTCGACTCGCTCGACCCGAAGATGTCGGTCCGGAACACCCTCGAGATCCCGCTCGACGTCCACGGGATCGAGAACAAGGAGGAGCGGATCAAGGAGACGCTCGAACAGGTCGAGCTCCGGCCGCCGGAGCGGTACATCGACCGCTTCCCCGACCAACTCAGCGGCGGGGAGAAACAGCGGGTGGCCATCGCACGGGCGCTCGTCCTGCGACCGGACGTCATCCTCGCGGACGAGCCGGTGTCGATGCTGGACGTGTCGACGCAGGCAGTCATCCTGAAACTGCTCGCGCGACTGAAAGAGGAGATGGACCTCTCCATCATCTACATCTCGCACGACCTCTCGACGGTCAGCTACATCTGCGACGACATCAACGTGATGTACCTCGGCCGGATCGTCGAGACGGCGCCGACGATGGACATCCTCGAGAACCCGAAGCACCCCTACTCGAAGGCGCTCATCAACGCGATCCCGATCCCGGACCCGAACCACGACCGGGAGCGGACGACCCTCGAGGGGTCGACGCCGGACCCCATCGGCCTCGGTGAAGGGTGTCGCTTCCGCGAGCGCTGTCCCGAGCGGATGGACATCTGTGACAGGACCCCGGCGTTCATCCAGGAGGAAGGGCACCACGTCGCCTGTCACCTGTACTACGACCATGAGGAACACGAAGCAGCAGCGAAAGGAGTGGAGGCACCGAGCGATGACTGA
- a CDS encoding ABC transporter ATP-binding protein, protein MSEPLLEVEDLTIQYRTSEGPLTAVSGVSFTVDEGEYFGLVGESGCGKSTIVNAMIGGLDDNGEVVSGTIKYRGEEIQDFTEAQWNKTIRWKEISQIPQGSMNSLDPLKRIDEHALELADVHTDMTKKEALERFKELFETVGLKPERVKEYPHQFSGGMQQRAIIALALFLNPSLIIADEPTTALDVIMQDQIFKYIDRVQEEYEMSMLLITHDISLVFESCDSMGVMHGGQLAESGDVYDVFNTPRHPYAILLQEAFPDVRDPKRELGTIKGSPPQHLGEVAECTFVDRCPWAVEECRQRAPTLEAVDTAGEHRAACFRWNEVHELYEGPVETTPGGESP, encoded by the coding sequence ATGAGCGAACCACTACTCGAAGTCGAGGACCTCACCATCCAGTACCGGACCAGCGAGGGACCGCTGACCGCCGTCTCGGGCGTCTCGTTCACCGTCGACGAGGGCGAGTACTTCGGGCTCGTCGGCGAGTCGGGGTGCGGAAAGAGCACCATCGTCAACGCGATGATCGGCGGGCTCGACGACAACGGCGAGGTCGTCTCTGGCACCATCAAGTACCGCGGCGAGGAGATCCAGGACTTCACCGAGGCGCAGTGGAACAAGACGATCCGGTGGAAGGAGATCTCACAGATCCCGCAGGGGTCGATGAACAGCCTGGACCCGCTGAAACGCATCGACGAACACGCGCTCGAGCTAGCCGACGTCCACACGGACATGACCAAGAAGGAGGCGCTCGAGCGGTTCAAAGAGCTGTTCGAGACGGTCGGCCTCAAGCCCGAGCGGGTGAAGGAGTACCCCCACCAGTTCTCCGGCGGGATGCAACAGCGGGCCATCATCGCGCTCGCGCTGTTCCTGAACCCCTCGCTCATCATCGCCGACGAGCCGACGACGGCGCTCGACGTCATCATGCAGGACCAGATCTTCAAGTACATCGACCGGGTGCAGGAGGAGTACGAGATGAGCATGCTGCTCATCACCCACGACATCAGCCTCGTGTTCGAGTCGTGTGACAGCATGGGCGTCATGCACGGTGGACAGCTCGCCGAGTCCGGCGACGTCTACGACGTGTTCAACACGCCCCGACACCCGTACGCCATCCTCCTGCAGGAGGCGTTCCCGGACGTCCGCGACCCGAAACGCGAACTCGGGACCATCAAGGGGTCGCCACCACAGCACCTCGGCGAGGTGGCCGAGTGTACGTTCGTCGACCGGTGTCCGTGGGCCGTCGAGGAGTGCCGGCAGCGTGCACCGACGCTCGAGGCGGTCGACACCGCGGGCGAGCACCGGGCGGCCTGCTTCCGCTGGAACGAGGTACACGAGCTCTACGAGGGACCCGTGGAGACGACCCCCGGGGGTGAGTCGCCGTGA
- a CDS encoding ABC transporter permease, with product MITNDKEIALYAGFLAFVIFLAAFGPYLAPYDYTETQKDEDGFLLIASSPSAAHPLGTNHLGQDVLSRLIIGARPTIITGLLGGAMIITIGTSIGVTAGYFGGWVENVLMRFTDFVYGVPLIPFAIVLLALFGFGLFTTILVLGALLWRSSARVLRSQVLQIKERNFILAARATGMGSLAIVRKHFIPNIAPMMILFFSLGIGFSILVQAGLAFIGVSDPFVPSWGIMIRNAYSNGYVENFWWSLTPGVLISLTVLSAFMFGRKYEEIVTGQAGDTAFVEAG from the coding sequence GTGATAACGAACGACAAGGAGATCGCCCTGTACGCCGGCTTCCTCGCGTTCGTCATCTTCCTCGCCGCGTTCGGGCCCTACCTCGCCCCCTACGACTACACGGAGACACAGAAGGACGAAGATGGCTTCCTCCTCATCGCGTCGTCACCGTCGGCGGCGCACCCGCTCGGGACGAACCACCTCGGACAGGACGTCCTCTCGCGACTCATCATCGGGGCCCGGCCGACGATCATCACGGGGTTGCTCGGTGGGGCGATGATCATCACCATCGGTACCAGCATCGGCGTGACGGCCGGGTACTTCGGTGGCTGGGTAGAGAACGTCCTGATGCGGTTCACCGACTTCGTCTACGGGGTGCCGCTAATCCCGTTCGCCATCGTCCTGCTCGCGCTGTTCGGCTTCGGTCTCTTCACGACCATCCTCGTGTTGGGGGCGCTGCTCTGGCGCAGTAGCGCCCGCGTCCTCCGGTCACAGGTGCTCCAGATAAAGGAGCGGAACTTCATCCTCGCGGCCCGAGCGACCGGGATGGGGTCGCTGGCCATCGTCCGCAAACACTTCATCCCGAACATCGCACCGATGATGATCCTGTTCTTCTCGCTGGGTATCGGCTTCTCCATCCTCGTGCAGGCGGGGCTGGCGTTCATCGGGGTCTCCGACCCGTTCGTCCCCTCGTGGGGGATCATGATCCGCAACGCCTACTCGAACGGCTACGTGGAGAACTTCTGGTGGTCACTCACACCGGGGGTCCTCATCTCGTTGACCGTCCTCTCGGCGTTCATGTTCGGCCGCAAGTACGAGGAGATCGTGACCGGACAGGCTGGTGACACCGCGTTCGTGGAGGCGGGGTGA
- a CDS encoding enoyl-CoA hydratase/isomerase family protein has translation MSGSLDVDIDPPVCTLTISNPGKRNALSSSFLPEVGATLESLSDRTDVRCVVLTGAGDAAFCAGYDISELSTDQRDRERLVEDTTRQLREFDYPSVARINGDTVGAGMNLAGACDIRVAVDEARFGVTPAKLGNVYSYDGIQQLVDIVGPADAKELLFTADLVPAERAARMGLVHYVVDRESLDDRVSELAGTIGSNAPLSLSGMKRIVNAITERGSFGAAEREWAARIRTEARESRDHEEGKRAFAEKRAPEFEGH, from the coding sequence ATGTCCGGGAGCCTCGATGTCGACATCGACCCGCCAGTCTGCACGCTCACCATCTCGAACCCCGGCAAGCGCAACGCGCTCTCGTCGTCGTTCCTCCCGGAGGTCGGAGCGACCCTGGAGTCGCTCTCCGACCGGACCGACGTCCGATGTGTCGTTCTCACCGGTGCGGGCGACGCGGCGTTCTGTGCCGGCTACGACATCTCCGAGCTGTCGACCGACCAGCGCGACCGCGAACGACTCGTCGAGGACACGACCCGGCAGCTCCGCGAGTTCGACTACCCGAGTGTCGCACGGATCAACGGCGACACCGTCGGCGCCGGGATGAACCTCGCGGGCGCCTGTGACATCCGGGTCGCCGTCGACGAGGCGCGGTTCGGCGTCACACCGGCGAAACTGGGCAACGTCTACAGCTACGACGGCATCCAGCAACTCGTCGACATCGTCGGCCCTGCGGACGCGAAGGAACTGCTGTTCACGGCCGACCTCGTTCCCGCCGAGCGCGCCGCACGCATGGGACTCGTCCACTACGTCGTCGACCGCGAGTCACTCGACGACCGGGTGTCCGAACTGGCCGGCACCATCGGCTCGAACGCGCCACTCTCGCTGTCGGGGATGAAACGGATCGTCAACGCCATCACTGAGCGGGGGTCGTTCGGGGCCGCCGAGCGCGAGTGGGCTGCCCGCATCAGGACAGAGGCACGCGAGAGCCGCGACCACGAGGAGGGGAAACGCGCGTTCGCAGAGAAGCGCGCACCGGAGTTCGAAGGGCACTGA
- a CDS encoding CaiB/BaiF CoA transferase family protein, with protein sequence MVEPLRHVTVVDTTRFLAGPFCTQLLGDLGAEVIKIEPPGGSPNRGTTPAQNGVGSTFISRNRNKKSIVVNLKTEAGRQLMEDLVAEADVLVENFSLGVMERLGLGYDYLSTEVNPGLVYASIKAFGESGPAKDRKGVDPMMQAEAGLMSVTGEEDGDPVKVGVSIGDMGAGLYSAIAILTALNYRDQTGEGQKVETDLFGTITSFMEEHVTAYSISGENPAPVGTKQANAVPSELFETADGHVMVNASIPALWTRLVEDVLEEDHLLQYDSLERRQEHYDDIMAVLRPRFREHPTVEWQAVLDEHGIPNGALSQVSDVVAHPHARERGDVFDYADDTVGEVTMAGYPLHFSKSGTSVRSGPPSLGEHTDEVLSTHLGLDAETIAGLREDGVVA encoded by the coding sequence ATGGTCGAGCCGCTTCGCCACGTAACAGTCGTCGACACGACGCGATTCCTCGCCGGACCGTTCTGCACGCAGCTCCTCGGTGACCTCGGGGCCGAGGTCATCAAGATCGAACCGCCTGGGGGAAGTCCGAACCGGGGGACGACTCCGGCGCAGAACGGGGTCGGCTCGACGTTCATCTCGCGCAACCGGAACAAGAAGTCCATCGTCGTGAACCTGAAGACGGAAGCGGGCCGCCAGCTGATGGAGGACCTCGTCGCCGAGGCGGACGTCCTCGTCGAGAACTTCAGTCTCGGCGTGATGGAGCGACTGGGGCTCGGCTACGACTACCTCTCGACCGAGGTGAATCCGGGACTCGTCTACGCGTCCATCAAGGCGTTCGGTGAGAGCGGGCCCGCGAAGGACCGGAAGGGGGTGGACCCGATGATGCAGGCCGAAGCCGGGCTGATGAGCGTCACCGGCGAGGAGGACGGCGACCCGGTGAAAGTCGGCGTCTCTATCGGAGACATGGGCGCCGGGCTCTACAGCGCCATCGCCATCCTCACCGCGCTCAACTACCGCGACCAGACGGGCGAGGGACAGAAGGTCGAGACGGACCTGTTCGGCACCATCACCTCGTTCATGGAGGAGCACGTCACTGCCTACAGCATCAGCGGCGAGAACCCGGCGCCGGTCGGGACCAAACAGGCGAACGCCGTCCCCTCCGAACTGTTCGAGACGGCGGACGGCCACGTGATGGTCAACGCCTCCATCCCGGCGCTGTGGACCCGGCTCGTCGAGGACGTCCTCGAGGAGGACCACCTCCTGCAGTACGACTCGCTGGAGAGACGGCAGGAGCACTACGACGACATCATGGCCGTCCTGCGGCCCCGTTTCCGCGAGCACCCCACCGTGGAGTGGCAGGCGGTGCTCGACGAGCACGGCATCCCGAACGGCGCACTGAGTCAGGTCAGCGACGTGGTCGCCCATCCGCACGCGCGCGAGCGCGGGGACGTGTTCGACTACGCGGACGACACCGTCGGGGAGGTGACGATGGCGGGCTATCCGCTCCACTTCTCGAAATCCGGGACGAGTGTGCGGTCCGGCCCCCCCAGCCTCGGCGAACACACCGACGAGGTCCTGTCGACGCACCTCGGTCTCGACGCGGAGACCATCGCCGGGCTCCGCGAAGACGGGGTCGTCGCCTGA
- a CDS encoding DUF2848 domain-containing protein — protein MNELPVTVRHRDGSTARETLCVSRIVNCGRAWREPPAEEHRDGWAQHDQGPEPLVFPKPAHLLTTDSEVWVNTRNTYGEAEFVLFPVEDAVYVGVGVDAKDRRAAGFDLHVGNSTVPSVVGDEVWVLDDVRDGWDDIELRSWTGSGGEWEPYQVASLSTFLEPEPFLDAVESKLGASLEGTAVWSSTVGTVDDDVQGPNPYPSVREEGFYAAQLFDPASNRRLVTQFDVRVNDWIPDVAP, from the coding sequence GTGAACGAACTGCCAGTCACTGTCAGACACCGGGACGGCAGTACCGCTCGGGAGACGCTCTGCGTCTCCCGGATCGTCAACTGCGGTCGGGCGTGGCGCGAGCCCCCCGCAGAAGAACACCGCGACGGGTGGGCCCAGCACGACCAGGGGCCCGAGCCGCTGGTGTTTCCCAAGCCGGCGCACCTCCTCACCACCGACAGCGAGGTCTGGGTGAACACCCGGAACACCTACGGCGAGGCCGAGTTCGTCCTGTTCCCTGTTGAGGACGCGGTGTACGTCGGCGTCGGCGTCGACGCGAAGGACCGCCGTGCCGCCGGGTTCGACCTCCACGTCGGCAACTCCACGGTTCCGAGCGTCGTCGGCGACGAGGTGTGGGTGCTCGACGACGTCCGCGACGGGTGGGACGACATCGAACTCCGGAGTTGGACCGGGTCGGGCGGCGAGTGGGAGCCGTACCAGGTCGCGAGCCTGTCGACGTTCCTCGAACCCGAGCCGTTCCTCGACGCGGTCGAGTCGAAACTCGGGGCCTCACTCGAGGGGACGGCGGTGTGGTCGTCGACCGTCGGCACGGTGGACGACGACGTGCAGGGGCCGAACCCGTACCCGTCTGTCCGCGAGGAGGGGTTCTACGCCGCCCAGCTGTTCGATCCGGCGTCGAACCGGCGGCTCGTGACACAGTTCGACGTGCGAGTGAACGACTGGATTCCGGACGTCGCGCCGTAG
- a CDS encoding ABC transporter substrate-binding protein, with translation MSSSDKGPDVDRRQLLKLVGATGTISALAGCSGNGGGDDGGNGGDGGDGGDGGGDGGNALGERVPPLVIEFWSGHPVWDNTVPLVQQHISNALDHEVQVVPVEVAKMVSDAYNDRRNYHYVTWGVTPSVTTLDPGQYWLTDLVLTAAGANNRPSAMNYASCEFTKLAYEQAVAGDPEERRRILGDSMVVFSEDRPAVNLIARDIFGGARTDRVDAQGVGQMGNQAWNSTFFTSTTPNSGDRWVYGSDDTGYWERTNHLMISAGAIGIYQVLSHSPLLRYDENWELTNELAADYTVEDDSRKYTFELLEDAVFHNGDPITAEAVKFTMETIENNPLPQRTTQNYESITVVDDKTIEFTFAQPNPSFLTAHVPTWGILHPPTWEGMDDPANFEPEPPIVGSGPMQVTSFTQNQTVVWGPHPEGHPNYDVNHGFVHQRFQNAETKKRALREGEIDVAGNMTGAGLEQVKSALGDDLKRLTSRGHGAWHLAASYPQAPVRFNAFQDAVGKSINRNEINQAVYAGNGNPVTTSGPYVDNNPFYPEDKSRVHNYTDNLDGEPEAARQVLLDAGWGWDDDGNLRYPEGTDTAPLWPEGEVPSADEFPCLNEDGEFDQNWEP, from the coding sequence ATGTCATCCAGTGACAAGGGTCCTGACGTCGACCGTCGGCAACTGCTGAAGTTGGTCGGCGCGACGGGTACGATCAGCGCACTCGCCGGCTGTAGTGGTAACGGCGGCGGTGACGACGGTGGTAACGGCGGCGACGGTGGTGACGGTGGCGACGGCGGTGGCGATGGTGGGAACGCGCTCGGCGAACGCGTCCCGCCGCTCGTCATCGAGTTCTGGTCCGGACACCCGGTCTGGGACAACACCGTCCCGCTCGTCCAGCAGCACATCTCCAACGCGCTGGATCACGAGGTACAGGTCGTTCCCGTCGAGGTGGCGAAGATGGTATCCGACGCGTACAACGACCGGCGTAACTATCACTACGTGACGTGGGGTGTCACGCCGTCCGTGACCACGCTCGACCCCGGGCAGTACTGGCTCACCGACCTGGTGCTCACGGCCGCCGGGGCCAACAACCGGCCGAGCGCGATGAACTACGCGAGCTGTGAGTTCACCAAACTCGCCTACGAGCAGGCGGTCGCCGGCGACCCGGAGGAGCGTCGCCGCATCCTCGGCGACTCGATGGTCGTCTTCAGTGAGGACCGCCCGGCCGTGAACCTCATCGCCCGTGACATCTTCGGCGGGGCGCGAACCGACCGTGTCGACGCACAGGGCGTCGGTCAGATGGGTAACCAGGCGTGGAACTCGACGTTCTTCACCTCGACTACCCCCAACTCCGGTGACCGCTGGGTCTACGGGAGCGACGACACCGGCTACTGGGAGCGGACGAACCACCTGATGATCTCGGCAGGTGCCATCGGCATCTACCAGGTGCTGTCCCACTCGCCGTTGCTGCGATACGACGAGAACTGGGAGCTGACGAACGAGCTCGCCGCCGACTACACCGTCGAGGACGACTCGCGGAAGTACACGTTCGAGCTGCTCGAGGACGCCGTGTTCCACAACGGCGACCCCATCACCGCGGAGGCGGTGAAGTTCACGATGGAGACCATCGAGAACAACCCGCTCCCCCAGCGGACGACGCAGAACTACGAGTCGATCACCGTCGTCGACGACAAGACGATCGAGTTCACGTTCGCACAGCCGAACCCGTCGTTCCTCACGGCGCACGTTCCGACGTGGGGCATCCTCCACCCGCCGACGTGGGAGGGGATGGACGACCCGGCGAACTTCGAGCCGGAGCCGCCGATCGTCGGCTCCGGGCCGATGCAGGTGACCTCGTTCACGCAGAACCAGACGGTCGTCTGGGGCCCCCACCCCGAGGGACACCCGAACTACGACGTGAACCACGGCTTCGTCCACCAGCGCTTCCAGAACGCCGAGACGAAGAAGCGGGCGCTGCGTGAGGGCGAGATCGACGTCGCCGGCAACATGACCGGTGCGGGTCTCGAACAGGTGAAGAGCGCGCTCGGCGACGACCTGAAGCGGCTCACCTCCCGCGGCCACGGGGCGTGGCACCTGGCGGCCTCGTACCCACAGGCACCCGTGCGATTCAACGCGTTCCAGGACGCGGTCGGGAAGTCCATCAACCGCAACGAGATCAATCAGGCCGTGTACGCGGGCAACGGCAACCCCGTGACCACGAGCGGACCGTACGTGGACAACAACCCGTTCTACCCGGAGGACAAGAGCCGCGTCCACAACTACACCGACAACCTCGACGGCGAGCCGGAGGCGGCGCGGCAGGTCCTGCTGGACGCCGGATGGGGCTGGGACGACGACGGCAACCTGCGCTACCCCGAGGGCACCGACACCGCACCGCTGTGGCCCGAGGGCGAGGTGCCGAGCGCCGACGAGTTCCCGTGTCTGAACGAGGACGGCGAGTTCGACCAGAACTGGGAACCCTGA